The Streptomyces sp. NBC_01197 genome window below encodes:
- a CDS encoding futalosine hydrolase: MRVLIVTAVPAERDAVTRALGPTAEGAGTGCYDVIAAGVGPAAAAAGTATALALGSYGLVVSAGIGGGFHAAPGSLLVADAIVAADLGAETPDGFVPVTGLGFGTVEHRPPAALVRAVADATGATTGTVLTASTVTGTAERAAGLLAAHPAAVAEAMEGFGVAEAAAQAGLPVLEIRAVSNAVGPRDRDAWRIGDALTALTTAFGKLAPVLEGWNRI, from the coding sequence TTGCGTGTACTCATCGTGACCGCGGTCCCCGCTGAGCGGGACGCGGTCACGCGCGCGTTGGGGCCCACCGCGGAGGGCGCGGGGACCGGCTGTTACGACGTGATCGCGGCCGGGGTCGGCCCTGCCGCCGCTGCCGCCGGGACGGCGACCGCGCTCGCGCTCGGCTCGTACGGCCTGGTGGTCTCGGCGGGTATCGGCGGCGGGTTCCACGCCGCGCCGGGCTCGCTGCTTGTGGCCGACGCGATCGTCGCGGCGGATCTGGGCGCCGAGACACCCGACGGTTTCGTGCCCGTCACCGGTCTCGGCTTCGGCACGGTGGAGCACCGGCCACCCGCCGCTCTCGTACGGGCCGTGGCCGACGCCACCGGCGCGACGACCGGCACCGTACTCACCGCATCCACCGTCACCGGCACCGCCGAGCGGGCCGCCGGGCTGCTGGCCGCCCACCCGGCGGCCGTGGCCGAGGCGATGGAGGGTTTCGGTGTGGCCGAGGCGGCTGCGCAGGCCGGCCTTCCGGTGCTGGAGATCCGGGCGGTCTCCAACGCCGTCGGCCCGCGCGACCGCGACGCCTGGCGCATCGGCGACGCGCTGACCGCGCTCACCACGGCTTTCGGGAAGCTCGCGCCCGTACTGGAAGGTTGGAACCGCATATGA